A segment of the Romboutsia sp. 13368 genome:
NNNNNNNNNNNNNNNNNNNNNNNNNNNNNNNNNNNNNNNNNNNNNNNNNNNNNNNNNNNNNNNNNNNNNNNNNNNNNNNNNNNNNNNNNNNNNNNNNNNNNNNNNNNNNNNNNNNNNNNNNNNNNNNNNNNNNNNNNNNNNNNNNNNNNNNNNNNNNNNNNNNNNNNNNNNNNNNNNNNNNNNNNNNNNNNNNNNNNNNNNNNNNNNNNNNNNNNNNNNNNNNNNNNNNNNNNNNNNNNNNNNNNNNNNNNNNNNNNNNNNNNNNNNNNNNNNNNNNNNNNNNNNNNNNNNNNNNNNNNNNNNNNNNNNNNNNNNNNNNNNNNNNNNNNNNNNNNNNNNNNNNNNNNNNNNNNNNNNNNNNNNNNNNNNNNNNNNNNNNNNNNNNNNNNNNNNNNNNNNNNNNNNNNNNNNNNNNNNNNNNNNNNNNNNNNNNNNNNNNNNNNNNNNNNNNNNNNNNNNNNNNNNNNNNNNNNNNNNNNNNNNNNNNNNNNNNNNNNNNNNNNNNNNNNNNNNNNNNNNNNNNNNNNNNNNNNNNNNNNNNNNNNNNNNNNNNNNNNNNNNNNNNNNNNNNNNNNNNNNNNNNNNNNNNNNNNNNNNNNNNNNNNNNNNNNNNNNNNNNNNNNNNNNNNNNNNNNNNNNNNNNNNNNNNNNNNNNNNNNNNNNNNNNNNNNNNNNNNNNNNNNNNNNNNNNNNNNNNNNNNNNNNNNNNNNNNNNNNNNNNNNNNNNNNNNNNNNNNNNNNNNNNCACTTTATTTAAGTAGAATTTTAAAATCAGCGCAAATGTGCTGCAAAAGAAAGGGGTAATTATAATGAAAATATGTGTGCCAGTAGAGGCTAATAATGGGTTAGAGAGTAAACCATTTGGACACTTTGGATCAGCTCCAATGTTTGTAGTATGTGATTTAGAAAGTGGTGATTTAAGTACTATAAATAATGGTGATTTAGAGCATGAACATGGTAAATGCCAACCTATAAAAGCATTATCAGGAAATGTTGTTGATGCAGTTATAGTTGGAGGTATAGGTCAAGGTGCTATATCAAAATTAAATTCTATGGGAATAAAAGTATATAAGGCTCAAGGGGAAACTATAAAAGATAATTTAGACTTATATAAACAAAATAAACTTCAAGAGTTTCCAAGTAATCACACTTGCTCTCATGATGGATGCGGACATCATTAAAATTAGTTAAAATAAATTTTAGCTCAAAAAGGACTTATCTATATTAGATAAGTCCTTNNNNNNNNNNNNNNNNNNNNNNNNNNNNNNNNNNNNNNNNNNNNNNNNNNNNNNNNNNNNNNNNNNNNNNNNNNNNNNNNNNNNNNNNNNNNNNNNNNNNNNNNNNNNNNNNNNNNNNNNNNNNNNNNNNNNNNNNNNNNNNNNNNNNNNNNNNNNNNNNNNNNNNNNNNNNNNNNNNNNNNNNNNNNNNNNNNNNNNNNNNNNNNNNNNNNNNNNNNNNNNNNNNNNNNNNNNNNNNNNNNNNNNNNNNNNNNNNNNNNNNNNNNNNNNNNNNNNNNNNNNNNNNNNNNNNNNNNNNNNNNNNNNNNNNNNNNNNNNNNNNNNNNNNNNNNNNNNNNNNNNNNNNNNNNNNNNNNNNNNNNNNNNNNNNNNNNNNNNNNNNNNNNNNNNNNNNNNNNNNNNNNNNNNNNNNNNNNNNNNNNNNNNNNNNNNNNNNNNNNNNNNNNNNNNNNNNNNNNNNNNNNNNNNNNNNNNNNNNNNNNNNNNNNNNNNNNNNNNNNNNNNNNNNNNNNNNNNNNNNNNNNNNNNNNNNNNNNNNNNNNNNNNNNNNNNNNNNNNNNNNNNNNNNNNNNNNNNNNNNNNNNNNNNNNNNNNNNNNNNNNNNNNNNNNNNNNNNNNNNNNNNNNNNNNNNNNNNNNNNNNNNNNNNNNNNNNNNNNNNNNNNNNNNNNNNNNNNNNNNNNNNNNNNNNNNNNNNNNNNNNNNNNNNNNNNNNNNNNNNNNNNNNNNNNNNNNNNNNNNNNNNNNNNNNNNNNNNNNNNNNNNNNNNNNNNNNNNNNNNNNNNNNNNNNNNNNNNNNNNNNNNNNNNNNNNNNNNNNNNNNNNNNNNNNNNNNNNNNNNNNNNNNNNNNNNNNNNNNNNNNNNNNNNNNNNNNNNNNNNNNNNNNNNNNNNNNNNNNNNNNNNNNNNNNNNNNNNNNNNNNNNNNNNNNNNNNNNNNNNNNNNNNNNNNNNNNNNNNNNNNNNNNNNNNNNNNNNNNNNNNNNNNNNNNNNNNNNNNNNNNNNNNNNNNNNNNNNNNNNNNNNNNNNNNNNNNNNNNNNNNNNNNNNNNNNNNNNNNNNNNNNNNNNNNNNNNNNNNNNNNNNNNNNNNNNNNNNNNNNNNNNNNNNNNNNNNNNNNNNNNNNNNNNNNNNNNNNNNNNNNNNNNNNNNNNNNNNNNNNNNNNNNNNNNNNNNNNNNNNNNNNNNNNNNNNNNNNNNNNNNNNNNNNNNNNNNNNNNNNNNNNNNNNNNNNNNNNNNNNNNNNNNNNNNNNNNNNNNNNNNNNNNNNNNNNNNNNNNNNNNNNNNNNNNNNNNNNNNNNNNNNNNNNNNNNNNNNNNNNNNNNNNNNNNNNNNNNNNNNNNNNNNNNNNNNNNNNNNNNNNNNNNNNNNNNNNNNNNNNNNNNNNNNNNNNNNNNNNNNNNNNNNNNNNNNNNNNNNNNNNNNNNNNNNNNNNNNNNNNNNNNNNNNNNNNNNNNNNNNNNNNNNNNNNNNNNNNNNNNNNNNNNNNNNNNNNNNNNNNNNNNNNNNNNNNNNNNNNNNNNNNNNNNNNNNNNNNNNNNNNNNNNNNNNNNNNNNNNNNNNNNNNNNNNNNNNNNNNNNNNNNNNNNNNNNNNNNNNNNNNNNNNNNNNNNNNNNNNNNNNNNNNNNNNNNNNNNNNNNNNNNNNNNNNNNNNNNNNNNNNNNNNNNNNNNNNNNNNNNNNNNNNNNNNNNNNNNNNNNNNNNNNNNNNNNNNNNNNNNNNNNNNNNNNNNNNNNNNNNNNNNNNNNNNNNNNNNNNNNNNNNNNNNNNNNNNNNNNNNNNNNNNNNNNNNNNNNNNNNNNNNNNNNNNNNNNNNNNNNNNNNNNNNNNNNNNNNNNNNNNNNNNNNNNNNNNNNNNNNNNNNNNNNNNNNNNNNNNNNNNNNNNNNNNNNNNNNNNNNNNNNNNNNNNNNNNNNNNNNNNNNNNNNNNNNNNNNNNNNNNNNNNNNNNNNNNNNNNNNNNNNNNNNNNNNNNNNNNNNNNNNNNNNNNNNNNNNNNNNNNNNNNNNNNNNNNNNNNNNNNNNNNNNNNNNNNNNNNNNNNNNNNNNNNNNNNNNNNNNNNNNNNNNNNNNNNNNNNNNNNNNNNNNNNNNNNNNNNNNNNNNNNNNNNNNNNNNNNNNNNNNNNNNNNNNNNNNNNNNNNNNNNNNNNNNNNNNNNNNNNNNNNNNNNNNNNNNNNNNNNNNNNNNNNNNNNNNNNNNNNNNNNNNNNNNNNNNNNNNNNNNNNNNNNNNNNNNNNNNNNNNNNNNNNNNNNNNNNNNNNNNNNNNNNNNNNNNNNNNNNNNNNNNNNNNNNNNNNNNNNNNNNNNNNNNNNNNNNNNNNNNNNNNNNNNNNNNNNNNNNNNNNNNNNNNNNNNNNNNNNNNNNNNNNNNNNNNNNNNNNNNNNNNNNNNNNNNNNNNNNNNNNNNNNNNNNNNNNNNNNNNNNNNNNNNNNNNNNNNNNNNNNNNNNNNNNNNNNNNNNNNNNNNNNNNNNNNNNNNNNNNNNNNNNNNNNNNNNNNNNNNNNNNNNNNNNNNNNNNNNNNNNNNNNNNNNNNNNNNNNNNNNNNNNNNNNNNNNNNNNNNNNNNNNNNNNNNNNNNNNNNNNNNNNNNNNNNNNNNNNNNNNNNNNNNNNNNNNNNNNNNNNNNNNNNNNNNNNNNNNNNNNNNNNNNNNNNNNNNNNNNNNNNNNNNNNNNNNNNNNNNNNNNNNNNNNNNNNNNNNNNNNNNNNNNNNNNNNNNNNNNNNNNNNNNNNNNNNNNNNNNNNNNNNNNNNNNNNNNNNNNNNNNNNNNNNNNNNNNNNNNNNNNNNNNNNNNNNNNNNNNNNNNNNNNNNNNNNNNNNNNNNNNNNNNNNNNNNNNNNNNNNNNNNNNNNNNNNNNNNNNNNNNNNNNNNNNNNNNNNNNNNNNNNNNNNNNNNNNNNNNNNNNNCGATCTAACGCTATGATTTGTTCTTCTATACCAGATATATCATTTTCATAATTTTTAATAATTCTTGGTTCAAAACTACCTTGTCTATCTCTTGGAATACTTATACCAACCTCTCCAAAATCAGATCGAACTTTCTTATTCCTATGTCCATTTCTTGAGTTTGTAGTATTTTTATTTTGATTATCATACCTGTCATATCCTAGGTGTTCATCAAGCTCCGCTTCTAACATTTCTTGAATTGTTTCTGCAAATAAATCTTTTAACATTTCTTGTACATCTCTTGTTGTTTTAACATCATATTCTTGTATAAGTTTCTTTAAAATTTCACTTTTGTTTAACATAAAAAGTGTGCACCTTCCTTCGGATAATCTAATTTAATTATCGCACTTTTTGGAAGAATACACACTTTATTTTACAGACCCTTATTTTCCTATAAACATTTGTGTCCAGTATATAGAACCATTAGAATCTTTAGCTATACCTACACCTAAAGTTGTAAAGTTAGGATTTAATATATTTTCTCTATGCCCTTTTGAATTCATCCAAGCATTAACAACTTCTTTTGGAGTTCTTTGACCCATTNNNNNNNNNNNNNNNNNNNNNNNNNNNNNNNNNNNNNNNNNNNNNNNNNNNNNNNNNNNNNNNNNNNNNNNNNNNNNNNNNNNNNNNNNNNNNNNNNNNNNNNNNNNNNNNNNNNNNNNNNNNNNNNNNNNNNNNNNNNNNNNNNNNNNNNNNNNNNNNNNNNNNNNNNNNNNNNNNNNNNNNNNNNNNNNNNNNNNNNNNNNNNNNNNNNNNNNNNNNNNNNNNNNNNNNNNNNNNNNNNNNNNNNNNNNNNNNNNNNNNNNNNNNNNNNNNNNNNNNNNNNNNNNNNNNNNNNNNNNNNNNNNNNNNNNNNNNNNNNNNNNNNNNNNNNNNNNNNNNNNNNNNNNNNNNNNNNNNNNNNNNNNNNNNNNNNNNNNNNNNNNNNNNNNNNNNNNNNNNNNNNNNNNNNNNNNNNNNNNNNNNNNNNNNNNNNNNNNNNNNNNNNNNNNNNNNNNNNNNNNNNNNNNNNNNNNNNNNNNNNNNNNNNNNNNNNNNNNNNNNNNNNNNNTATATATTACAAAGAGACTATTAAAAATAATGACTTTTAATACAAGATTTAAATTGAAGTATAGAATTAAAAGTTATTTAAAATAGTCTCTTTTTTATTAATATAACTCGTTGTGCTAGTTAATTTTTACAATAATAAAACTCCAACAAATATAGTATCCTAAGATTAATANNNNNNNNNNNNNNNNNNNNNNNNNNNNNNNNNNNNNNNNNNNNNNNNNNNNNNNNNNNNNNNNNNNNNNNNNNNNNNNNNNNNNNNNNNNNNNNNNNNNNNNNNNNNNNNNNNNNNNNNNNNNNNNNNNNNNNNNNNNNNNNNNNNNNNNNNNNNNNNNNNNNNNNNNNNNNNNNNNNNNNNNNNNNNNNNNNNNNNNNNNNNNNNNNNNNNNNNNNNNNNNNNNNNNNNNNNNNNNNNNNNNNNNNNNNNNNNNNNNNNNNNNNNNNNNNNNNNNNNNNNNNNNNNNNNNNNNNNNNNNNNNNNNNNNNACTAAACGAAATTTATATTTTGTAATCAATGAAATAAGATAGTATATTTCCTTGTTTATTCAATCTTATTCCAATAATATAAGAGTCGTAGATAGTATGCCAATTCCAGTTTGTGAGTTTGGTAGAGCACATTTCAGTAAATGCTTTAAAGGCGAAGCCTCTTATGGAGTATGTCCATCAAAAAAGCAAACATATTTTGGATTTAARTTTCATGCACTTACTACAGTAGATGGTTTCTTAACTGACTATGTCATAACTCCTGCAAATGTTGATGATAGAAATGCAGTATGGGATTTATGTGATAAATATAATTCAATTTCTATTANNNNNNNNNNNNNNNNNNNNNNNNNNNNNNNNNNNNNNNNNNNNNNNNNNNNNNNNNNNNNNNNNNNNNNNNNNNNNNNNNNNNNNNNNNNNNNNNNNNNNNNNNNNNNNNNNNNNNNNNNNNNNNNNNNNNTTAGAAGAAGGATTGAGACTAGCTTTTCTCAATTAACGGAAYAATTAAATTTTAATAAAGTAAAAAGTAAATCAATGCTTGGATTTATAACAAGAATATCAATAAAAGTATTAAGTCATAATATTTCATTTCTAATAAATAAATTGATAGGAAATTATGATTCTATAGCTAAAATAAAAAGCTTAATATTTGGTTAAATTTTACAAATATTAAGCTTTATAGAATACTATTTTTTTACAAAAATCAATTTACTTTATTTGGAAAAATATTTTTAACTAGCACAATAGATTAGTTAATATATTATAATAGCCGATTTAATAAACNNNNNNNNNNNNNNNNNNNNNNNNNNNNNNNNNNNNNNNNNNNNNNNNNNNNNNNNNNNNNNNNNNNNNNNNNNNNNNNNNNNNNNNNNNNNNNNNNNNNNNNNNNNNNNNNNNNNNNNNNNNNNNNNNNNNNNNNNNNNNNNNNNNNNNNNNNNNNNNNNNNNNNNNNNNNNNNNNNNNNNNNNNNNNNNNNNNNNNNNNNNNNNNNNNNNNNNNNNNNNNNNNNNNNNNNNNNNNNNNNNNNNNNNNNNNNNNNNNNNNNNNNNNNNNNNNNNNNNNNNNNNNNNNNNNNNNNNNNNNNNNNNNNNNNNNNNNNNNNNNNNNNNNNNNNNNNNNNNNNNNNNNNNNNNNNNNNNNNNNNNNNNNNNNNNNNNNNNNNNNNNNNNNNNNNNNNNNNNNNNNNNNNNNNNNNNNNNNNNNNNNNNNNNNNNNNNNNNNNNNNNNNNNNNNNNNNNNNNNNNNNNNNNNNNNNNNNNNNNNNNNNNNNNNNNNNNNNNNNNNNNNNNNNNNNNNNNNNNNNNNNNNNNNNNNNNNNNNNNNNNNNNNNNNNNNNNNNNNNNNNNNNNNNNNNNNAGTAGAAGTTTTACTTCTRCTTTTTTATATTTAAGTTAATATAGAGAGCTAAATTTAAAAATAATTATAAGTATCAATATTATAGTATATAAAATGTATTAAAAGATGATAAATAGGTACCATATTTAATCGATTTGTATATTCTATTAATAGGACGATATTACATATCCAAAAATAAAAAATTGTGGAGGATATGATATGGGAAATTTAGATAATGATTTTGATGAAAGATTAAAAAGGTACTCCGAAGAAATTAGAAAAATGGAGATAGTATATCTAGATGGAAGAGTTAGGTATATAAATAATAAAAGTATAAATAAACTTAAAAGTACAAGAAGATCCTCTAAAGTAGAAAATCAAAACAATAATAAGCAGCAGAGAGATTATTATATAGAGCATGAAAATTGTTCACTATTTAAATATATATTTAATATGTTGTTAAAAATTATTTTCACCTTTATTATATTGATAAGTACATCTTTTGTGTCAAATGAAATTAATAATACAGGAATAGGTGGATTTACNNNNNNNNNNNNNNNNNNNNNNNNNNNNNNNNNNNNNNNNNNNNNNNNNNNNNNNNNNNNNNNNAATATGTTGTTAAAAATTATTTTCACCTTTATTATATTGATAAGTACATCTTTTGTGTCAAATGAAATTAATAATACAGGAATAGGTGGATTTATTTTAGATATTTTAATGATATGTATAGTATATTTTACAATAAATTTTGTTTGGAAATTTCTCAGATAACTTAGTTTGATTTTAATTATTAAAAATATATTAATAAAGAAATATTTTCAAATTAAAAAGCTATGAACTTTTAGAATATATATAACTATACATTCATATAATATTAATGGGTGTATCTAATACTCCTTTAGATACATCCACCTAAAATATACCTATTTTTAATCGGTCGGGTTATGCATATATGCATATATAATTTACAAACTTATTTGAAAATAATTTGTTCGGCCTAAAAGACTAACTTCTTTATAAGAAGTTAGTCTTTTTTAGTTACAAAATGTTATACTATAGTTACTATAAAATTATATGTAGATTTATGGAAGGAAAAGTTATGAAAAAAATATTAGTACTAGCAGAAAAACCTTCAGTAGGTAGAGATATAGCAAGAGTATTAGAATGTAAAAATGAGAAAAATGGATATATTGAAGGTACTAAATATATAGTAACATGGGCATTAGGCCACTTAGTTACATTAGCAGACCCTGAAAATTATGATCAAAAGTATAAAGCTTGGAATATCGATGATTTACCAATACTACCAAAATACTTAAAGACAGTGGTTATTAAAAAGAGTAGCAAACAATTTAATATAGTAAAAGCACAAATAAATAGAGATGATGTATGTGAAATAGTAATAGCTACAGATGCAGGACGTGAAGGGGAATTAGTAGCAAGATGGATACTTGATAAGTGTAATACAAATAAGCCTTTAAAGAGGCTTTGGATATCATCAAGTACAGATAAAGCTATAAAAGATGGATTTAAAAATTTAAAAAATGCATCACAATATGAAAACTTATATAATTCAGCAATAGCAAGAGCAGAAGCAGACTGGATAGTTGGTATAAATGCAACTCGTGCTCTTACAACAAAGTATAATGCACAGCTTTCTTGTGGACGAGTGCAAACACCAACTTTAGCAATGATACTTAAAAGAGAAGAAGAGATAAGAAGTTTTATCCCTAAAGAATACTATACATTAGAAATTAAGAGTAAAAAAGCAAATGAAGCTATAAAGTTTATATGGCAAGATAATAAAAATTCAACATCGACATTTAATAAGGAAAAGATAGAAAATATAGCTAATAAAATAAAAAGTAAAGAATTAGAA
Coding sequences within it:
- a CDS encoding NifB/NifX family molybdenum-iron cluster-binding protein; protein product: MKICVPVEANNGLESKPFGHFGSAPMFVVCDLESGDLSTINNGDLEHEHGKCQPIKALSGNVVDAVIVGGIGQGAISKLNSMGIKVYKAQGETIKDNLDLYKQNKLQEFPSNHTCSHDGCGHH
- a CDS encoding transposase; amino-acid sequence: MLNKSEILKKLIQEYDVKTTRDVQEMLKDLFAETIQEMLEAELDEHLGYDRYDNQNKNTTNSRNGHRNKKVRSDFGEVGISIPRDRQGSFEPRIIKNYENDISGIEEQIIALDR
- a CDS encoding CAP domain-containing protein, coding for MGQRTPKEVVNAWMNSKGHRENILNPNFTTLGVGIAKDSNGSIYWTQMFIGK